The Alphaproteobacteria bacterium genomic interval TCCGTTATCTGGCTAAGGTCACGACAGAGCCATCGAAGGTGGTGCAGCGCGACGTGGATGCGGTGCTTGATGCGGGCTGGGACGAGCGGACATTGTTCGATGCCCTGATGGTCTGCTGCTACTACAACTTTCTCAATCGCATGGTGGATGGCTGCGGCGTGCGGGCCGACGGTGATTATTTCGCGGTGGCCGGCGAGCGGCTGGCCGAGCGCGGGCGGGCCAGCGCCGCGCAGGAAGGCCGGGGCGCGGCCTGAGCGGTGTGTGCCGTCGCCCGAATCCGGTAACGGCAACAGGACGGGCGATGACACAGATTACAATGCGGGCGGAGGACCGGTGAGGTCGCTTGTTGCGGGTCTGTTTGCGGTTCTCGTCTTGAGCACGGCAGCGTCGGCCCGGCAGACCACTACCGCAACAGACATGCCGATCCTGTTCGAACCGCCGCTGATGATGGGCGGTGGAGGCACCTACACCGTGGAGGAGAGCCACTGCGGCGATAACTATATTGCGACATGGTCCGAAGCCCCGCCGATTGCCATCATCTTCATTTCACTGACCCACAACGATTGCGTCGCGGCCGACTGGGACGTCTTCAGGCGTGATCTCAGCCGCGTGTTCGCATTCTTCCGAATCGATAAAATGTTTCCGGAGGCGCGGGTCGAAGAGGCCGTCAGGGTCACCGAGAACGATCTTGGGCGCATTGAATACGCCATTGGCCAGCTCAGCGACGCTGCGGGCATGGCCTGTGTGATCTTCCGTCAGGGATTCGGTGGCATGGACGTCAATGCCCGGCAGGGACGGGACAAACTCATAGGATTCTACTGTTTGCCTTTTGCCGTTGATGAGGAGTATGCGAAGAGCGTGGCGCAGTCCCTGACGCGGAATCGAAACTGGTGACCGCGCGCGGGACAGGCGCCAGCCGCGGCGCCAGTTATTGTCGAAGCGATTCCCAGACATCGTCGAATCGATTCAGTGATACGGTTCTGCGGGCGCAGAGCCCGGCCTTTGCCGTCAGCGCTGTCCTTATGACGGCTGTGGCGGCAGCATGTGCATGACCCGCTGCGGGAAGGGAATCTCCATGCCCTCCAGGTCCAGCCGCTGCTTGATCGCCTTGTTGAGATGCAGCTTCGTCGTATAGGCGTCAGAGGCGGCCGCCCAGAACCGGCACAGGATGACCACCGCGCTGTCGCCCAGCTCGTTGACGGCGACCATGGGTTCGGGGTCCTGCAGGACGCGCGGGTCCTTGTCCAGTTCCTCACGCAGGACCGCCAGCGCCCGGTCTAGGTCGGTGCTGTAGGAAACCCCTACCTGGATGTCCTGGCGGCGGGTCGGCAGGCGGCTCCAGTTGACCACCTCCGATGACCACAGTCGCCCGTTGGGAACGATCAGCAGGTTGCCGTCCAGGGTCTTCATGTGGGTGGCGAAGAGGCCGATTTCGTCCACCGTGCCCATGAGGCCGCCGGCGTCGATGAATTCATCGACGCGGAACGGGCGCAGAAACAGAATCATCACGCCCGCCGCCACGTTGGACAGGGTGCCCTGCAACGCCAGGCCGACCGCCAGACCGGCAGCGCCGAGGACAGCAATAAAGCTTGCGGTCTGGATGCCGAACTGCGCCAGCACCAGGAGCAGGGTGAGAGCCAGCACCAGATAGCGGAGGCCGCCGGCGAGGAAGCGGGTCAGGGTCACGTCCACCCGATTCACCCGGCGCATGGCGCGCAGCACCGTGCGTCGCGCCCAGCCAGCGACGATCCAGCCGGCCACCAGAATCAGGACGCCACCCAGAGCGGACAAGGCGTGTTGCACCGCGAGCGTAGTCAGCGAGGCGACCAGGGGTTCGTATTCGGACAGGAAATCCTGCATATCGTTCGTGGCTCCGTCAGGGTTCGCGCGATCTTGCCAGTGGCGCCGCCGGCCAACCACCCCCGCCGCTGGATGCTGCCTGTCGGATGGCGTTCGCGGATGCGTCAGGCCTTGCCGCTCTTGCGGCCGGTGCTGAGCTTGTTACGCACCTCACGGCGCACACGAGCCGGCAGAGCTTGGTCGTGGCGGTGCAGGAAGGACTCGACGGCCTTGCAGTCATGGTCAATCAGCGACCGCAGAGCCCAGGACAGGCCTTTCTGCACGTTCGGATCAGGGTCACGGGCCAGCCGGTCGGCCAGCAGCAGGGTCCGCCGGCTGTCGCCGCTACCGCCACGGCTGGCGAGGTTGAGCGCCACCGTGGAGACCAGCGCCAGCCGGCGTCGCCATGGATCGCGCGACCGTGCCCAGGTCAGCAGATCGCTGTCGGCCAGGCGGCCGTCACGCCAGGCCGGACCCGTCAGCCGGGTGGCAAGGAGGTCTGTCGCCGGCCAGCAGTCCAGATGGCGGGCCAGACGTTTGAGGCGGCCGGCGGTCAGGCGGCCGGCCCAGGCCTGGTCCCGCTCGGCCAGCCAGGCGAGCACTTCATAGGCAAGGCAGCGGGCGTC includes:
- a CDS encoding mechanosensitive ion channel — its product is MQDFLSEYEPLVASLTTLAVQHALSALGGVLILVAGWIVAGWARRTVLRAMRRVNRVDVTLTRFLAGGLRYLVLALTLLLVLAQFGIQTASFIAVLGAAGLAVGLALQGTLSNVAAGVMILFLRPFRVDEFIDAGGLMGTVDEIGLFATHMKTLDGNLLIVPNGRLWSSEVVNWSRLPTRRQDIQVGVSYSTDLDRALAVLREELDKDPRVLQDPEPMVAVNELGDSAVVILCRFWAAASDAYTTKLHLNKAIKQRLDLEGMEIPFPQRVMHMLPPQPS
- a CDS encoding DNA alkylation repair protein; protein product: MPPPAPTSTPDLLRRLRALGQPERAAFLAAGYALSAETHWGVPVPAVRRLARDTGRALRPAPAAEVFAVTDRLLAARVFDARCLAYEVLAWLAERDQAWAGRLTAGRLKRLARHLDCWPATDLLATRLTGPAWRDGRLADSDLLTWARSRDPWRRRLALVSTVALNLASRGGSGDSRRTLLLADRLARDPDPNVQKGLSWALRSLIDHDCKAVESFLHRHDQALPARVRREVRNKLSTGRKSGKA